A portion of the bacterium genome contains these proteins:
- a CDS encoding cytochrome ubiquinol oxidase subunit I, giving the protein MNYPVWYVPLIGSGWVIGIIAITHVYISHFAVGGGLFLAITEHKALREGRHDWITALKGYSKFFLVMTGVFGALTGVGIWFAIGLASPEGTSTLIHNFVFGWAMEWVVFMVELTLAAVYYVTWDRIPERLHLQIGYAYAISSFLTLVIINGILTFMLTPGDGWMSVAGTGNEASKFFDAFFNPTYWPSLVLRSLVCLSLAGIYALVFFSRLDGDREGALKAGMVRWAAKWIIPAYLLMPFFFAWYLWRVPEAQRELLSFGISTIGTGAFTQVTRMVLITTLTTATVAGVVYFLAFLNPKEFRLGYALSIFFLGFMAMGSTESAREMLRKPYVVGRFMYSNGIRKYQVEGFNQEGFMTRSIWAPAGMPGTGEDPMKLGQRMFLGQCLPCHTVSGYRGMTRLLAGRDERSIGNILEMLHDHKPDSPYVKYMPPLTGTPQEIAALRTFLFHMVSPKE; this is encoded by the coding sequence ATGAACTATCCCGTCTGGTACGTGCCCTTGATCGGGAGCGGCTGGGTCATCGGCATCATCGCCATCACCCACGTCTATATCTCCCACTTCGCGGTGGGGGGCGGGCTCTTCCTGGCCATCACCGAGCATAAGGCCCTCCGGGAGGGCCGCCACGATTGGATCACGGCCCTGAAGGGTTATTCCAAGTTCTTCCTCGTGATGACGGGCGTCTTCGGGGCCCTCACCGGGGTGGGGATCTGGTTCGCCATCGGCCTGGCCTCCCCCGAGGGCACCAGCACCCTCATCCACAACTTCGTCTTCGGATGGGCCATGGAATGGGTGGTCTTCATGGTGGAACTGACCCTCGCCGCCGTCTATTACGTCACCTGGGACCGCATCCCGGAGCGCCTGCACCTCCAGATCGGCTATGCCTACGCCATCTCCTCCTTCCTGACCCTGGTGATCATCAACGGCATCCTGACCTTCATGCTCACCCCCGGCGACGGCTGGATGTCGGTGGCGGGGACGGGGAACGAGGCGTCCAAGTTCTTCGACGCCTTCTTCAACCCCACCTATTGGCCCAGCCTGGTCCTGCGCAGCTTGGTCTGCCTGTCCCTGGCGGGGATCTACGCCCTGGTCTTCTTCAGCCGCCTGGACGGCGACCGGGAGGGGGCCCTCAAGGCCGGCATGGTCCGGTGGGCGGCCAAGTGGATCATCCCCGCCTACCTGCTCATGCCCTTCTTCTTCGCCTGGTACCTCTGGAGGGTGCCGGAGGCCCAAAGGGAACTGCTCTCCTTCGGCATCTCGACCATCGGCACGGGCGCCTTCACCCAGGTGACCCGCATGGTCCTCATCACCACCCTGACCACCGCCACCGTGGCCGGGGTCGTCTATTTCCTGGCCTTCCTCAACCCCAAGGAGTTCCGCCTGGGCTACGCCCTTTCCATCTTCTTCCTGGGCTTCATGGCCATGGGTTCCACCGAGAGCGCCCGGGAGATGCTGCGCAAGCCCTATGTGGTGGGAAGGTTCATGTATTCCAACGGCATCCGGAAATACCAGGTGGAGGGTTTCAACCAGGAAGGTTTCATGACGCGCTCGATCTGGGCGCCCGCCGGGATGCCCGGGACCGGGGAAGACCCGATGAAGCTGGGCCAGCGGATGTTCCTGGGCCAGTGCCTGCCCTGCCACACGGTGAGCGGCTACCGGGGAATGACCCGTCTTTTGGCCGGACGCGACGAGAGGTCCATCGGCAACATCCTGGAGATGCTCCACGACCACAAACCCGATTCGCCCTATGTGAAATACATGCCGCCCCTGACCGGGACCCCCCAGGAGATCGCGGCCCTCCGGACCTTCCTTTTCCACATGGTCTCGCCAAAAGAATAG
- a CDS encoding cytochrome bc complex cytochrome b subunit, whose protein sequence is MERSPSAAPKAPKGPQGAKAPGRLYGWLDERLGLTELKALALKKRVPEHAHSFWYYWGGITLFLFLVMCVSGVLLLIYYRPGDEAYDSVRKITYDIKFGWLIRSAHSWAANLMIASAFVHMFSAYFMKAYRAPRELTWWSGFVLLLLAMVFGFSGYLLPMDLLSFFATKVGLSIPAVVPGVGPWIADLIRGGVEISSYTVNRFFALHVVILPALFVPILLFHLALVQKQGMSIPESEQAKPEKDRKSVPFFPNFAMKDLGMWLVALNVLGFLAAVFPWGLGEQADPLKPAPMDIHPEWYFMSSFQVLKLFGKWFPGEFGEFFGLAVFTLGLVLWAVVPLYDTGREAGKRARNATYFGLLALAILVVTTLWGYAALATL, encoded by the coding sequence ATGGAAAGATCACCGTCAGCCGCGCCTAAGGCCCCCAAGGGCCCGCAAGGGGCGAAGGCCCCCGGCCGCCTTTACGGGTGGTTGGACGAGCGTTTGGGCCTCACCGAACTCAAGGCCTTGGCCTTGAAGAAGCGGGTGCCCGAGCACGCCCATTCCTTCTGGTACTACTGGGGCGGCATCACCCTGTTCCTCTTCCTGGTCATGTGCGTCTCGGGGGTGCTGCTGCTCATCTATTACCGCCCGGGGGACGAGGCCTACGACTCGGTGCGCAAGATCACCTACGACATCAAGTTCGGCTGGCTCATCCGTTCCGCCCATTCCTGGGCGGCCAACCTGATGATCGCCTCGGCCTTCGTGCACATGTTCAGCGCCTATTTCATGAAGGCCTACCGGGCCCCCCGGGAATTGACCTGGTGGAGCGGCTTCGTCCTGCTCCTTTTGGCCATGGTCTTCGGCTTCTCCGGCTACCTCCTGCCCATGGACCTGTTGTCCTTTTTCGCCACCAAGGTGGGCCTTTCCATCCCGGCGGTCGTCCCGGGGGTGGGCCCTTGGATCGCCGACCTCATCCGGGGCGGGGTGGAGATCAGCTCCTACACCGTGAACCGCTTCTTCGCCCTGCACGTGGTGATCCTGCCCGCCCTCTTCGTGCCCATCCTGCTCTTCCACCTGGCGCTGGTGCAGAAGCAGGGCATGTCCATCCCCGAGAGCGAACAGGCCAAGCCCGAGAAGGACCGCAAGAGCGTGCCTTTCTTCCCGAACTTCGCCATGAAGGACCTGGGCATGTGGCTGGTGGCCCTGAACGTGCTGGGGTTCCTGGCCGCGGTCTTCCCCTGGGGCCTGGGGGAGCAGGCCGACCCCTTGAAGCCCGCCCCGATGGACATCCACCCCGAGTGGTATTTCATGAGCTCCTTCCAGGTGCTGAAGCTCTTCGGAAAATGGTTCCCCGGCGAGTTCGGGGAGTTCTTCGGCCTGGCCGTCTTCACCCTGGGGTTGGTGCTCTGGGCGGTGGTGCCCCTCTATGACACGGGCCGGGAGGCGGGGAAGAGGGCCCGCAACGCCACCTATTTCGGTCTCCTCGCCCTCGCCATCCTGGTGGTGACCACCCTCTGGGGCTACGCGGCCCTGGCGACCCTTTAA